The DNA region gtTGGGGTCGGTGTCTTGAAAGTCTGAGTCTGAGAAGGTGATGGGTGACATTCTTCTTATCGTTCTGCCGGACACAGCATGTATTGATTGGACTGCTCATAGGTGCCTTTTCCTGGAGGAGGATGACCTCCCTCCTCCGGTAAATCCTCCAGATATGGTTTTGATTGTTCCGCGTAGGGGTGGTCTATCGTCGGTTCGTCTGGGTTGTGGTTGAGCTGGCGCTCTTTGTTCTGTATGTTGGGTTCTTGCGGGTTCTCTTCTTGGCTCTCTGCGCTCAGTTCGCTGGTCCGTTCGTTGCTCGACTCGCCTATTGTCATTTCTCTCATAACGAGGTCTGGGTGGGCCTTCCCCGGTTTCTCTTATGTAATGTTTGAGATGTCCAGCCCGCACGAGTTCTTCTATCTTGTCCCGCAGTGTATCGCATTCATCAGTCGTATGGTCGTTGTTGTGATGGTAATGGCAGTACTTGCTCAGGTCCACATTAGGTGGGTTTTGGTACTTCCTATGCGGGGGGATGAGTTCTGCCTGCAGGACTTCGTCTAGTATGCGAGATCTGGGTGCGTTCAAGGGAGCGTAGTTGGAGAACTTAGCGGGTCTTCGCTCCATCGGACGGTTCTGTTCAcgcggggggggggggggggggggggggcgcGGACGCTCTTTATTAGGCCTCATGATGTTGGTTTGTGCTGAGGGGGTCTGAGCGTTACTTTGGTATCGCCTCATGTCCTCAACTCTGATAAACATGGCCGCTCTTTTCCTAAGCTCCTGCATGCTTATGGGGGGACGCATTGCTAACTCATCAGCAAAGGGTCCTGGCCGGAGGGAGGTCATCATGTACATCAATATGAGATTGGGGGTGAGGTCCTTGATTTTCATGGCTATGGCGCCAAATCTGTCGATAAAAACTCGGAGAGGTTCTCCCTCCTCCTGCCTGAGATTGAGGAGGGCAATTGTGGTGAGGTCGTGGCGACGACTCGTGTCGAACTGGGTGGTGAAGGTGGTGGTAAGCGTGGTGAAGGAGTCAATGGTGTAGCGAGGAAGGCTCATGAACCACTCTAAAGCCGACCCTCTGAGGGCCACCGAAAACGACTTACATAGGACGGCGTCGTCCGTGGAATATAACCCCACCTGGTTGGTGTAAATAGATACGAATTCGTCTGGGTCCATTGTGCCGTCATACGTCACAGTGGGCGCTTTCCACTTATGGGGTACGGGAGTTTCTGCGATCCCGTCTATGAAGGGGTGGCGGCGATTCCTCTTCGAGGCGAAGGAGCTGtatctattctttctttttctgttttctccttcagcctacgttgatccttactgacttatcttggtgtcataaatttctacttcttttgatgtccctcagtcctcaaataaagggaactttcatcaagatggagtgttttaaaacgaagccatgccccatcccaaaagaagatgagaagagtccatgggagcaataacacataatacttctttcacacattgccatgtactgaatttgatccatgcttgatccagatgaaaggttgctggtaactggagtttctccaccaatctttggctcacaacattgtttttgcttccgtaatcaaatgcaactaaacatggatggccttcggttaaacactttgtataataaacttcctttcctattccaaatctagatagcaaagctctgaataccaaatgatgtgaatccacagggttcgattcgtttgattgATCTATCTTTGTTGGAAtcctaacaagcaagaaatttgagaaattattgaaaacgagaaaatggaaacataaaagaagatggaacggaaattgatagacatcataCTTccgagaatggaagataagcctaagattTGAagcacacaaagggataaaggacctttgattaaactcatggattcttgaatcactcaagaacttaggagaatcactctcactaagatagatgagataaaactcgtttattttctgaatcaaactcagcttgcctttattgatgaaaatggttcaacttatataggagctttaaccatcagaattacaaatgacacataaatttcaatatcatcccgcttaaagttattaattaatgatccactcaagctaatgacgatccgctacttaatggttgattgtaactgaatttaaggctaccaaaagtcatcaacaagctttgagcaaaggtcctcttgatcttccaaaggttggttcttaagttggcatatggacccttatttcaacttgaagataaagcaaaactaaagcccattaattggtttaGCTCacacacaatttggtcagccaattttacaaagcattgggcccttatttaaataaaagaaactgcatcaacacggcgcatcatTCATCcaccatttgacccatatgcaattcacatcataccctccttcttcgagaaaatttatcccgaatcttaagacaccagttttaatgcaagtttattatgatcttgtgaaggacttttattttttcacaagttgaaactaattctctccttccaggatcaaattcaacttgatatttgttacgttccaatggttgcaattcgCCGATAACATTTcgtggcaacagtaccccaccttgatatgtaacaataaataattccatgcattgtgtttgacgaatttgcttcttatcgacggaccaaatgcataataaagcactatgaataagcttcctttctaaacatggtcattggtgtgtttcattcacatgcttatccttttgttcctgtaaaatgacatcacaaactgtagaagaaaaaacattgacgaatacactttctctagttccatttctttttctttattttcccttccttctgcagtttatattatttctttttctagtctttctttttctgttttctccttcagcctacgttgatccttactgacttgtcttggtgtcataaatttctacttcttttgatgtccctcatgtctcaaataaagggaacgttcatcaagattgagtgttttaaaacgaagccatgccccatcccaaaagaagatgacaagagtccatgggagcaatatcacataatacttctttgacacattgccatgtactgaatttgatccatgattgatccagatgaaaggttgctggtaactggagtttttCCACCagtctttggctcacaacattgttttcgcttccgtaatcgaatatAACTacacatggatggccttcggttaaacactttgtataataaacatcctttcctattccaaatctagatagccaggctctgaataccgaatgatgtgaatccacagggttcgattcgtttgattgATCTATCAtttttggaatgctaacaaacaagaaatttgagaaattatttaaaacgagaaaagggaaacataaaagaagatggaacggaaattgatagacatcacacttccgagaatggaagataagcctaagagttgaagcacacaaagggataaaggacctttgattaaactcatggattcttgaatcattcaagaacttaggagaatcactctcactaagatagatgagataaaactcatttattttctgaataaaactcagcttgccttcattgatgaaaatggttcaacttatataggagctttaaccatcagaattacaaaagacacataaatttcaatatcatcccgcttaaagctgtTAATtaataatccactcaagctaataacgatctgctacttaatgattgattgtaactgaatttaaggctaccaaaagtcatccacaaactttgagcaaaggtcctcttgatcttccaaaggttggttcttaagttggcatatggacccttatttcaacttgaagataaagcaaaactaaagcccattaattggttaagcacaaacacaatttggtcagccaattttacaaagcattgggcccttatttaaataaaagaaactgcatcaacacggcgcattagtgatcctccatttgacccatatgaaattcacatcataccctccttcttcgagaagatttgtcctgaatcttaagacacgAGTTTTagtgtaagtttattatgatcttgtgaaggacttttattttttcataacttgaaactaattctcttcttctaggatcaaattcaacatgatatttgttactttccaatggttgcaatccgtcgataacatttcttggcaacagtaccccaccttgatatgtaacaataaataattccatgcattgtgtttgacgaatttgcttcttattgacggaccaaatgcataataaagcactatgaacaagcttcctttttaaatatggaagttggtgtgtttcgttcacatgcttatccttttgttcctgtaaaatggcatcacaaactgtagaagaaaaaacattgacgaataaactttctctagttccatttctttttctttattttcccttccttctgcagtttatattacttctatttctattccttcattttctgttttctgcttcagcctacgttgaaccttactgacttgtcttggtgtcataaaatttctacttcttttgatgtccctcatgcctcaaataaagggaacgttcatcaagatggagtgttttaaaacgaagccatgccccatcccaaaagaagatgacaagagtccacgggagcaatatcacatattacttctttcacacattcccatgtactgaatttgatccatgcttgatctagatgaaaggttgctggtaactggagtttctccactagtctttggctcacaacattgttttcgcttccgtaatcgaatgcaactaaacagggatggccttcggttaaacactttgtataataaacttccttttctattccaaatctatatagccaggctctgaataccaaattatgtgaatccacaaggttcgattcatttgactgatctatcattgttcgaatgctaacaagcaagaaatttgagaaattatttaaaacgagaaaatggaaacataaaagaagatggaacggaaattgatagacttcacacttccaagaatggaagataagcgtaagagttgaaacacacaaatggataaaggacctttgattaaactcatggattcttgaatcactcaagaacttaggagaatcactctcactaagatagatgagataaaactcgtttattttctgcaTCAAACTCAGCTTTCctttattgatgaaaatggttcaacttatataggagctttaaccatcagaaatacaaatgacacataaatttcaatatcatcccgcttaaagttattaattaatgatccactcaagctaatgacgatccgctacttaatggttgatcgtaactgaatttaaggctaccaaaagtcatcaacaagctttgagcaaaggtcctcttgatcttccaaaggttggtttttaagttggcatatggacccttatttcaacttgaagataaagcaaaacta from Vigna unguiculata cultivar IT97K-499-35 unplaced genomic scaffold, ASM411807v1 contig_193, whole genome shotgun sequence includes:
- the LOC114171296 gene encoding uncharacterized protein LOC114171296 — translated: MDPDEFVSIYTNQVGLYSTDDAVLCKSFSVALRGSALEWFMSLPRYTIDSFTTLTTTFTTQFDTSRRHDLTTIALLNLRQEEGEPLRVFIDRFGAIAMKIKDLTPNLILMYMMTSLRPGPFADELAMRPPISMQELRKRAAMFIRVEDMRRYQSNAQTPSAQTNIMRPNKERPRPPPPPPPPREQNRPMERRPAKFSNYAPLNAPRSRILDEVLQAELIPPHRKYQNPPNVDLSKYCHYHHNNDHTTDECDTLRDKIEELVRAGHLKHYIRETGEGPPRPRYERNDNRRVEQRTDQRTERREPRREPARTQHTEQRAPAQPQPRRTDDRPPLRGTIKTISGGFTGGGRSSSSRKRHL